Proteins encoded in a region of the Prochlorothrix hollandica PCC 9006 = CALU 1027 genome:
- the hemF gene encoding oxygen-dependent coproporphyrinogen oxidase, whose amino-acid sequence MTVSNPVSQTPASQLQLDPSLPPSDSQQRVAAFMRGIQDTICQGLEAVDGKGKFRQDQWERSEGGGGRSRVMRNGNIFEQGGVNFSEVSGSQLPPSIITQRPEAAGHTFFATGTSLVLHPRSPYIPTVHLNYRYFEAGPVWWFGGGIDLTPYYPFAEDAVHFHTTLKNACDRHDPEYYPTFKRWCDEYFYLRHRDEARGVGGIFFDYQDANGKLYGGSNSCGEAAAYSNSKGATVPRTWEELFSFVQTCGSAFLDAYAPIVERRRDLEYGDHERQFQLYRRGRYVEFNLVYDRGTIFGLQTQGRTESILMSLPPLVRWEYCYEPEAGSREAALYDTFLKPQDWVNWQG is encoded by the coding sequence ATGACTGTGTCAAATCCTGTTTCACAAACTCCCGCCTCTCAACTTCAGCTTGATCCGTCTTTGCCCCCCAGTGACTCTCAACAGCGAGTCGCGGCCTTCATGAGGGGAATCCAGGACACCATTTGTCAGGGTCTGGAAGCCGTCGATGGTAAGGGTAAGTTTCGCCAGGATCAGTGGGAGCGATCGGAGGGGGGCGGTGGCCGCTCCCGCGTCATGCGCAACGGCAATATTTTCGAGCAAGGCGGCGTGAACTTCTCTGAAGTCTCCGGCAGTCAATTGCCCCCGTCCATCATTACCCAGCGCCCCGAAGCTGCCGGTCACACCTTCTTTGCCACCGGTACCTCCCTGGTGTTGCACCCCCGCAGCCCCTATATCCCCACGGTTCACCTCAACTACCGTTACTTTGAAGCCGGTCCCGTGTGGTGGTTTGGCGGCGGCATTGACCTCACCCCCTACTATCCCTTTGCGGAAGATGCAGTGCACTTCCACACCACCCTCAAGAACGCCTGCGATCGCCATGACCCCGAATATTACCCCACCTTTAAGCGGTGGTGTGATGAGTATTTCTATCTGCGCCACCGGGATGAAGCTCGCGGCGTGGGGGGCATTTTCTTTGACTACCAGGATGCCAACGGCAAGCTCTATGGGGGATCCAACTCCTGTGGCGAAGCTGCCGCCTATAGCAACAGCAAGGGGGCTACGGTGCCCCGCACCTGGGAAGAGTTGTTTAGCTTTGTCCAAACCTGTGGCTCCGCCTTCTTGGATGCCTATGCGCCCATTGTGGAGCGCCGCCGGGATCTGGAGTATGGCGATCATGAGCGTCAGTTCCAGCTCTATCGCCGGGGTCGCTATGTGGAATTTAATCTGGTCTACGATCGCGGTACCATTTTCGGACTCCAGACCCAAGGTCGCACCGAATCCATTCTGATGTCCCTGCCGCCTTTGGTGCGTTGGGAGTACTGCTATGAGCCGGAGGCAGGCAGCCGTGAAGCCGCCCTCTATGACACCTTCCTGAAGCCCCAGGACTGGGTTAACTGGCAGGGTTAA